In Lacerta agilis isolate rLacAgi1 chromosome 1, rLacAgi1.pri, whole genome shotgun sequence, the following proteins share a genomic window:
- the LOC117060447 gene encoding potassium channel subfamily K member 16-like — protein sequence MRFNSLQGTILLAGFVTYVVMGALVFEILEKENHQKLQDGMFHLKEDFFLNYTKLTPAEVESFLAKLVEYLQMGIYPIETHAENVESSWDFVNSFYFVGTVLSTIGYGHISPRTKEGQIFCVIFALFGVPFCLICLNYIGFLVSRLFQCCAKILCGKGNKKSPRYMLLFMLLGVIMFVILPSFLFKWVEAWTYQESVYYTFITLTTIGFGDYLIGRKYDRPYFWGYRMIAAAWITFGLAWISVLFQIVSALLAPANPQRKRRR from the exons ATGCGTTTCAACAGTTTACAGGGCACCATACTGCTGGCTGGCTTCGTGACTTACGTGGTGATGGGTGCTCTCGTCTTCGAGATTCTGGAAAAGGAGAACCACCAAAAACTGCAAGATGGAATGTTTCACCtgaaagaggatttttttttgaacTACACCAAACTCACGCCAGCAGAGGTGGAGTCATTCTTAGCG AAACTGGTAGAATATCTTCAGATGGGAATATATCCAATAGAAACCCATGCAGAAAATGTAGAGAGCAGCTGGGATTTCGTTAATTCTTTCTACTTCGTGGGAACTGTGTTATCCACAATAG GCTATGGACATATCAGTCCCCGAACGAAAGAAGGTCAGATCTTTTGTGTTATTTTTGCTCTCTTTGGAGTCCCCTTCTGCCTCATCTGCTTGAACTATATTGGCTTTTTAGTCTCAAGACTCTTCCAATGCTGTGCAAAGATATTGTGTGGGAAAGGAAATAAG AAATCACCAAGATACATGTTATTGTTCATGCTTCTGGGAGTTATAATGTTTGTTATTTTGCCATCGTTCCTCTTTAAATGGGTGGAGGCCTGGACTTATCAAGAATCTGTCTATTATACATTTATTACACTCACCACCATTGGTTTTGGAGACTATCTAATAG GGAGGAAGTATGACCGACCCTATTTTTGGGGCTACCGGATGATCGCAGCTGCTTGGATCACCTTTGGTCTGGCCTGGATATCTGTGCTGTTTCAAATTGTATCAGCATTATTGGCACCTGCGAATCCACAAAGAAAGAGGAGACGGTGA